GCTGGAGCGGCGCCGGTTCGAGGAGCACCTCGCCGGGTGCGCGGACTGCGAGCGAGAGGTGGCCGAACTGCGCGCGACGACGGCCCGGCTCGGGGCCGCGGTGTCCGAGACGCCGCCCGCGACGCTGCGGGGCCGGGTGCTGCGGGACGTGCGCGAGGTGCGGCAGGAGCCACCCGGCCGCCGGGCGCCGACACGGGGTTCCCGCAGCTGGACGACACGCTTTCTCGCGGCGGCGGCCGTGATCGCGATCGCCGTCGCCGCGGTCGCCGGGGTCCTCGCGGTGCGGGCGGACCGGCAGCTGGAGACCGCGCAGGCGCAGTACGCGGCAGTGACGCAGCTGCTGGCGGCGCCCGACGTGCAGACGCTGGACGGCGCGGACGCGGGCATCCCGGGCGAGGCGCGGATGGTGATGTCGCCAAGCCAGGACCGGGCGATGCTGATGATGACCGGAATGCCCGACCAGCCGGCCGACGTGACGTACCAGGCGTGGACGATCGACGCGGCGGGCCCGCACCCGGCCGGGGTGATGGGACACGCCGGGACGACCGGTGCGCCGCTGATGCTGGCGGGCCTGACGGGGGTGCGCACGGTCGCCGTGACGATCGAACCAGCCGGCGGCTCGGAGCAGCCGACCAGCGCGCCGGTGGTGCTG
The window above is part of the Amycolatopsis thermoflava N1165 genome. Proteins encoded here:
- a CDS encoding anti-sigma factor domain-containing protein, with the translated sequence MNPDVHMLTGAYALDALDELERRRFEEHLAGCADCEREVAELRATTARLGAAVSETPPATLRGRVLRDVREVRQEPPGRRAPTRGSRSWTTRFLAAAAVIAIAVAAVAGVLAVRADRQLETAQAQYAAVTQLLAAPDVQTLDGADAGIPGEARMVMSPSQDRAMLMMTGMPDQPADVTYQAWTIDAAGPHPAGVMGHAGTTGAPLMLAGLTGVRTVAVTIEPAGGSEQPTSAPVVLFTMPA